The Janthinobacterium lividum genome has a window encoding:
- a CDS encoding AAA family ATPase has product MAFNLFQRLSQAPTKPKAAPAARQFDVADLYQGPIALGAEGEAAARPFDEKLRQAYFWIVNHAIISPHYDIEYNDGPSQTYSVGDSRRTLNLPSAQSYSSFILLPLLTFATRRKCLFVGGPGRGKTASALLMGVLAGSTVKEVKRAMQHGHPQMTVADLLGNPLPADLVNAQSMDEIRIAWRAWLGMRVKIVDEYNRIPTRTQSALLTVMGDNYAEVLNHIYECPEAAWYLTANDDQGGGTYQVIEALRDRVDVTVQALAFNPRFLNELLLRVEENVRPEELVPPEIIFTEGEVDQIGEAIRQVGIPDAVRRRLEFFASQFELFETAGGQFEYMTKDTARLAGADRGAAQAADNGRDRLKDLGCQTLNGISVRTLMALLIYAKAMAYFRGNGEVELEDLRQVLPFVLHNKLQPDPDAPFFALPENAAYRSDRLGWLRRLFDLSNDEFNRLDLDRDDPVGVLSAEFDLGLDGVSERDTLARLNRIEKLIGERTKGRKLYGPLYDDLLKLKYLHQRYTNYRSWLRSQ; this is encoded by the coding sequence ATGGCTTTCAACCTCTTCCAGCGCCTGTCCCAAGCACCTACAAAGCCCAAAGCGGCGCCTGCCGCGCGGCAGTTCGACGTGGCGGACTTGTACCAGGGACCCATCGCGCTGGGAGCAGAAGGCGAGGCGGCAGCGCGGCCTTTCGATGAAAAGCTGCGCCAGGCCTATTTCTGGATCGTCAATCACGCCATCATCAGCCCCCATTACGACATCGAATACAACGATGGCCCGTCGCAGACGTATTCCGTTGGCGACAGCCGGCGCACCCTGAATTTGCCGTCGGCGCAAAGCTATTCCAGTTTTATTTTGCTTCCCTTGCTGACGTTTGCCACGCGCCGAAAATGCCTGTTTGTCGGCGGCCCGGGGCGGGGCAAGACGGCCAGCGCCCTGCTGATGGGGGTGCTGGCCGGTTCGACCGTCAAGGAAGTCAAACGCGCCATGCAGCATGGCCACCCGCAGATGACGGTGGCCGACTTGCTCGGCAATCCGCTGCCGGCCGACCTGGTGAACGCGCAAAGCATGGACGAGATCCGCATCGCCTGGCGCGCCTGGCTGGGCATGCGCGTGAAAATCGTCGATGAATACAACCGCATCCCCACGCGCACGCAAAGCGCGCTGCTCACCGTCATGGGCGACAATTACGCGGAAGTGCTGAACCATATTTACGAATGCCCTGAAGCGGCCTGGTATCTGACGGCCAACGATGACCAGGGCGGCGGCACGTATCAGGTGATCGAAGCGCTGCGCGACCGGGTCGATGTGACGGTGCAGGCGCTGGCCTTCAATCCGCGCTTCCTGAACGAACTGCTGCTGCGCGTGGAAGAAAACGTGCGTCCCGAAGAGCTGGTGCCGCCCGAGATCATCTTCACGGAAGGGGAGGTGGACCAGATCGGCGAGGCGATCCGCCAGGTGGGCATACCCGACGCCGTGCGGCGCCGCCTGGAATTCTTCGCCAGCCAGTTCGAGCTGTTCGAGACGGCCGGTGGCCAGTTCGAATACATGACCAAGGATACGGCCCGCCTGGCCGGTGCCGACCGTGGCGCCGCGCAGGCAGCCGACAATGGGCGCGACCGCCTGAAGGACCTGGGTTGCCAGACCCTCAACGGCATCTCCGTGCGCACCCTGATGGCGCTGCTGATCTACGCCAAGGCCATGGCCTACTTCCGCGGCAACGGCGAGGTGGAACTGGAAGACTTGCGCCAGGTGCTGCCGTTCGTCCTGCATAACAAGCTGCAGCCGGACCCGGACGCACCCTTTTTCGCGCTGCCGGAAAACGCCGCCTACCGCAGCGACAGGCTGGGTTGGCTGCGCCGTTTGTTCGATTTGTCGAACGATGAATTCAACCGCCTGGACCTGGACCGAGATGATCCTGTCGGCGTACTGTCGGCCGAATTCGACCTGGGCCTCGATGGCGTCAGCGAGCGCGATACCCTGGCGCGCCTGAACCGCATCGAAAAGCTGATCGGCGAACGCACCAAAGGGCGCAAGCTGTATGGCCCCCTGTACGACGACCTGCTCAAGCTCAAATACCTGCATCAGCGCTATACGAATTACCGCAGCTGGCTGCGTTCGCAATGA
- a CDS encoding glutathione S-transferase — protein sequence MILIGMLDSPYVRRVAIGMKVLGLEHEHRPLSVFSDFDKVQSINPAVKVPTLVTDDGQVLMESSLILAYLEELVAHAPRIRQEPGPARLRALCQTSYALAACDKAVQIVYERRLRPQEKQHQPWLDRVQLQLHGAWRQLEASLREETPDCLSVAGITIAVAWSFAQQLVPDVMADSDYPAVAALTALAERQPVFLATPMAG from the coding sequence ATGATATTGATCGGAATGCTCGATTCGCCCTACGTCCGGCGCGTTGCCATTGGTATGAAAGTGCTGGGCCTGGAGCATGAACACCGGCCTCTGTCGGTGTTTTCCGATTTCGACAAGGTACAAAGCATCAACCCTGCCGTCAAAGTGCCGACCCTGGTCACCGACGATGGCCAGGTGCTGATGGAGTCGAGCCTGATCCTGGCGTATCTGGAAGAACTGGTCGCGCATGCTCCCCGCATCAGGCAGGAACCGGGTCCGGCCCGCCTGCGCGCGCTGTGCCAGACCAGCTATGCTTTGGCAGCCTGCGACAAAGCCGTGCAAATCGTTTATGAGCGGCGCTTGCGCCCACAGGAAAAACAGCACCAGCCTTGGCTGGACCGGGTCCAGCTGCAGTTGCATGGGGCCTGGAGGCAGTTGGAGGCATCGTTGCGCGAAGAGACGCCGGACTGTTTGAGTGTTGCCGGCATCACCATCGCAGTGGCCTGGAGTTTTGCGCAACAATTGGTGCCCGACGTGATGGCGGACAGCGACTATCCGGCCGTGGCCGCGCTGACGGCGCTGGCCGAGCGGCAGCCGGTGTTTCTGGCCACGCCGATGGCGGGCTGA
- a CDS encoding alpha/beta hydrolase, which translates to MTYQEPLLNGHALIHGHRIATGIHGAGTPLVLVHGTPAHSIIWRELVPLFVDAGFHVHLYDLLGFGRSERPVEADTSVAAQMTLLAALLDHWQLPTTHLFGHDIGGAIALRLAFGHAARLRSLSIADAPSYDSWPSPTWKHMRDEFAGCALMPASEHRSTMARELGMAVFHKDRMQGELLRSYLEPLCGVVGQPSFYQHQVARYNGCYTMDFAEKLPYLKMPVQILWGRQDEWQPVAYAHRLQRDISGASLHLFDKAGHFLMEDAPLPVAAQVIAFVHHTERNRP; encoded by the coding sequence ATGACGTATCAAGAACCGCTGTTGAATGGCCACGCCTTGATCCACGGCCACCGTATCGCCACCGGCATCCATGGCGCAGGCACGCCGCTGGTGCTGGTGCATGGCACGCCGGCGCACAGCATTATCTGGCGCGAACTGGTGCCGCTGTTCGTTGATGCCGGTTTCCACGTGCACCTGTATGACTTGCTGGGCTTCGGACGGTCGGAGCGACCCGTTGAGGCCGATACCTCGGTGGCGGCGCAAATGACCTTGCTGGCGGCCTTGCTCGACCACTGGCAACTGCCCACCACCCATTTGTTCGGCCACGATATCGGCGGCGCCATTGCGCTGCGCCTGGCGTTCGGCCACGCGGCGCGCCTGCGCAGCTTGAGCATCGCCGACGCGCCCAGCTACGATTCCTGGCCATCGCCCACCTGGAAGCATATGCGCGATGAATTCGCCGGGTGTGCTTTGATGCCGGCCAGCGAGCATCGCAGCACGATGGCGCGCGAGCTCGGCATGGCCGTTTTTCACAAGGACAGGATGCAGGGCGAGCTTCTGCGGTCTTACCTTGAGCCGCTGTGCGGCGTGGTGGGCCAGCCCTCGTTCTATCAGCATCAGGTTGCGCGCTATAACGGCTGCTACACCATGGACTTTGCCGAAAAATTACCATACTTGAAGATGCCGGTGCAGATATTATGGGGTCGGCAGGACGAGTGGCAGCCGGTGGCCTATGCCCATCGGCTGCAGCGCGATATTTCTGGCGCCAGCTTGCATCTGTTTGACAAGGCCGGGCACTTCCTGATGGAAGACGCGCCATTGCCCGTCGCTGCACAAGTCATCGCGTTTGTACATCACACAGAGAGGAATAGACCATGA
- a CDS encoding LysR family transcriptional regulator, translating into MNLRLSVDALRVFRAVVQTGSMSQAASLLHLSQSAVSWKIKRLEQQLDCQLLARSGGLFGTTDQGAVLLRHAVNIVDAHDDAIAHFSPSAMHGRLRIGVTEQISLTDVFAVLSQFSHHHPKVDVQLVVEQSQVLRERFADGVLDVILHQDFAGTVVPGDTLLWTETLHWCAATAEQTWPGETVKLITYGPHCFYRRLAEEKLGQAGMAWSVGLECPSVAGMLTAIAAGLGTAVVNERNLGQGIHRHAALERLAPLPRVASLLRANDKLPDPVRDGFCQLLLAALQSKRL; encoded by the coding sequence ATGAATTTGCGCCTATCCGTCGACGCCCTGCGTGTGTTCAGGGCAGTGGTACAAACCGGCAGCATGAGCCAGGCCGCCAGCCTGCTCCATCTGAGCCAGTCGGCCGTCAGCTGGAAAATCAAGCGGCTGGAGCAGCAGCTCGATTGCCAGCTGCTGGCGCGCAGCGGTGGGCTGTTTGGCACGACCGACCAGGGAGCCGTGCTGCTGCGGCATGCGGTGAACATTGTCGACGCCCACGATGATGCCATCGCCCATTTTTCGCCATCGGCGATGCACGGCCGGCTGCGCATCGGCGTGACAGAGCAGATTTCATTGACGGACGTGTTTGCGGTGCTGTCGCAGTTTTCGCATCACCACCCCAAGGTGGACGTGCAGCTGGTGGTGGAGCAAAGCCAGGTATTGCGCGAACGCTTTGCCGACGGCGTGCTCGATGTGATTTTGCACCAGGATTTTGCCGGCACGGTGGTGCCGGGCGACACGCTGTTATGGACAGAAACGCTGCATTGGTGCGCCGCCACGGCAGAGCAGACTTGGCCGGGGGAGACCGTCAAACTGATCACCTACGGGCCGCACTGCTTTTACCGCCGGCTGGCCGAGGAAAAGCTGGGCCAGGCCGGCATGGCCTGGAGCGTGGGCCTGGAATGCCCGTCGGTGGCGGGCATGCTGACCGCAATTGCCGCCGGCTTGGGCACGGCGGTGGTCAATGAACGCAACTTGGGCCAGGGTATACACCGGCATGCGGCACTGGAACGGCTGGCACCGCTGCCCCGTGTCGCCAGCCTGCTGAGGGCCAATGACAAGCTGCCCGACCCGGTGCGTGACGGTTTTTGCCAGCTGCTGCTGGCGGCATTGCAGAGCAAGCGATTGTGA
- a CDS encoding ABC transporter permease, which translates to MSSCWSAFIATWRAMLTDKGALTLLFIGGIIYSFFYPLPYSTEIVQRVPVAVVDQDRSAMSRQLTRFAKAHPSLQVVAVTPDLPVAQDLLWRDKVMGVLIIPDGLQTDVLAGRAAHAQVAGNGLYLMLNKVALNGLAEVVGTVSAGIELKRLGAGTPSTVQANQQRSPIAFDAVPLFNVKEGYGAYVVPGVATLIVQQTLLIGMTMLFGTWYQRKSFPLAGKRTAGGYMGMLLAFACVAFLNCCYFFGFVFWFQDYPRGGNFGGMLLLLVLFSLAEAAFGMLLGMLFRTRERGTQLMIATSMPVLFLAGLTWPVSSMPVVLQWLRWLLPSTAGIQGFVALNQMGASLYEIRQEVAGLLCLLVACVALGWWRWRAEAPAPIIKQG; encoded by the coding sequence ATGAGCAGCTGCTGGTCCGCCTTTATCGCCACCTGGCGCGCCATGCTGACGGACAAGGGCGCGCTGACCTTGCTGTTCATCGGCGGCATCATCTATTCCTTCTTCTATCCGCTGCCGTATTCGACGGAAATTGTCCAGCGCGTGCCCGTGGCGGTCGTCGACCAGGATCGCAGCGCCATGTCGCGCCAGCTGACACGCTTTGCCAAGGCCCATCCTTCATTGCAAGTCGTGGCCGTCACGCCGGATTTGCCCGTCGCGCAAGATTTGCTGTGGCGCGATAAGGTCATGGGCGTCTTGATCATTCCCGACGGCTTGCAGACGGACGTGCTGGCCGGCCGCGCCGCCCACGCGCAAGTGGCGGGCAATGGCTTGTATCTGATGCTCAACAAGGTGGCCTTGAACGGCCTGGCCGAAGTGGTGGGCACCGTGTCGGCCGGTATTGAGCTCAAGCGTTTGGGCGCGGGAACACCGTCCACCGTCCAGGCCAACCAGCAGCGTTCGCCCATCGCCTTTGACGCCGTGCCCCTGTTTAACGTCAAGGAAGGCTATGGCGCGTATGTCGTGCCAGGAGTAGCCACTCTCATTGTGCAGCAGACCTTGCTGATCGGCATGACCATGCTGTTCGGCACCTGGTACCAGCGCAAGAGTTTTCCCCTGGCGGGCAAGCGCACGGCGGGTGGGTATATGGGCATGCTGCTGGCGTTTGCCTGCGTGGCGTTCCTCAACTGCTGCTATTTCTTCGGTTTCGTCTTCTGGTTTCAGGATTACCCCCGTGGCGGCAACTTCGGCGGCATGCTCTTGCTGCTGGTGCTGTTCTCTCTGGCGGAAGCGGCGTTCGGCATGCTGCTGGGCATGCTGTTCCGCACGCGCGAACGGGGCACGCAGCTGATGATCGCCACCTCGATGCCGGTGCTGTTCCTGGCTGGCCTGACCTGGCCTGTCTCGTCCATGCCCGTCGTGCTGCAATGGCTGCGCTGGCTGCTGCCATCCACGGCCGGCATCCAGGGTTTTGTTGCGCTTAATCAAATGGGCGCTTCGCTGTATGAAATCCGCCAAGAAGTGGCGGGCTTGCTGTGCTTGCTGGTGGCCTGCGTGGCGCTGGGCTGGTGGCGATGGCGCGCCGAGGCGCCAGCGCCCATCATCAAACAAGGATGA
- a CDS encoding ABC transporter permease has translation MSEADKEPVSALAREWRRLRGDFWDVGMLSWIPVVLCGMLWLIFSAGIARDLPIVVIDNDNSTLSRQLTRWLDASPGIEVAAKVASSDEALHRLRERTAFGYLLIPNDFEQKLLGGRQATVQWLYNAQFSSHAGALLRDMRTVSTTLSAGIEMTARVKKGMSGVQAAAQFEPIRTTLNSLYNDNVSYEAFLTLALMPAMLQIFIVVAVVTSIGRELRDGTVPQWLASAHGSWLRAVGAKLLFPLIAYCALALLYVLFFSLARGWAVAGSLPALLLSMLLLVLAYCGLATLLIAATLSLRLALSGAAFITAPAFAFAGQAFPLMAMPAPARAWAEALPLTHYLQLQTKYWLAGAPWRYGVQEMLILAGFAIGCGAVGVLLLARRANAPAAWGRA, from the coding sequence ATGAGCGAAGCGGATAAAGAGCCGGTTTCAGCGCTGGCGCGCGAGTGGCGGCGCCTGCGCGGCGACTTCTGGGATGTCGGCATGCTCAGCTGGATTCCCGTCGTGCTGTGCGGCATGTTGTGGCTGATTTTTTCGGCCGGCATCGCGCGCGACTTGCCCATCGTCGTCATCGATAACGACAATTCCACCTTGTCGCGCCAGCTTACGCGCTGGCTCGACGCCTCACCTGGCATCGAGGTGGCGGCGAAAGTGGCATCCAGCGACGAAGCCCTGCACCGGCTGCGCGAGCGCACGGCGTTTGGCTATCTGCTGATTCCGAACGATTTCGAACAGAAACTGCTGGGGGGCCGGCAAGCCACCGTGCAATGGCTGTACAACGCGCAGTTTTCCTCGCACGCGGGCGCCTTGCTGCGCGATATGCGCACGGTCAGCACGACCTTGTCGGCTGGCATCGAGATGACTGCGCGCGTGAAAAAGGGCATGTCGGGCGTGCAGGCGGCAGCCCAGTTCGAACCGATCCGCACGACCTTGAACAGCCTGTATAACGACAATGTCAGCTATGAAGCGTTTTTAACGTTGGCCCTGATGCCGGCCATGCTGCAGATTTTCATCGTCGTCGCCGTCGTCACGAGTATTGGACGCGAGTTGCGTGACGGTACCGTGCCGCAATGGCTGGCCTCGGCCCATGGCAGCTGGCTGCGCGCCGTCGGCGCCAAGCTGCTGTTTCCCCTCATCGCCTACTGCGCGTTGGCGCTGTTGTACGTGCTGTTCTTCAGCCTGGCGCGAGGCTGGGCCGTGGCGGGCAGCCTGCCGGCCTTGCTGCTGAGCATGCTGCTGCTGGTGCTGGCTTACTGTGGCCTGGCCACCTTGCTGATCGCCGCCACCCTGTCCCTGCGTTTGGCCCTGTCGGGCGCCGCCTTCATCACGGCGCCGGCCTTCGCGTTTGCGGGCCAGGCCTTTCCCTTGATGGCCATGCCGGCGCCGGCGCGCGCCTGGGCGGAAGCCTTGCCGCTCACGCATTATCTGCAACTGCAAACGAAATACTGGCTGGCCGGCGCGCCGTGGCGCTATGGCGTACAGGAAATGCTGATATTGGCAGGCTTTGCCATCGGCTGCGGCGCCGTGGGCGTATTGCTGCTGGCGCGCCGCGCGAATGCGCCTGCGGCCTGGGGGCGCGCATGA
- a CDS encoding efflux RND transporter periplasmic adaptor subunit, whose amino-acid sequence MSTSKKPLAIGAAVIVLAFVGWGLYQAFQPQRLPLQGQMDAQEVNVSSKVPGRVGELYVKLGQTVPKGELLFQLTSPEVDAKIAQATAATQAADAVAKKAEAGARPEEVRAAKANWERAQTGATIAKTTYTRVNNMFEQGVIAQQKRDEAQAQWRAADQLAQAARAQYDMAQKGARPEDKTAAAAQARQVGAVLTEAQIALAETKIAAPVAGQVSKIQIQPGELAPQGFPVITLVNLDDAWAVLQVREDEMAAFSMGSTHTANVPALKQQLSFKVSSVAVLPDFATWRAARPGGTDLRTFEIRLRPAIKVEGLRPGMSVVFPPL is encoded by the coding sequence ATGAGTACCTCCAAAAAACCATTGGCCATCGGCGCCGCTGTCATTGTTCTGGCCTTTGTGGGCTGGGGCCTGTACCAGGCGTTCCAGCCGCAGCGCCTGCCGTTGCAGGGACAGATGGATGCGCAGGAAGTCAATGTCTCGTCGAAAGTGCCGGGCAGGGTGGGCGAGCTGTACGTCAAGCTTGGCCAGACGGTGCCGAAAGGCGAGCTGCTGTTCCAGCTGACGAGTCCGGAAGTAGACGCGAAGATCGCGCAAGCGACGGCCGCCACGCAGGCGGCCGATGCCGTGGCGAAAAAAGCGGAAGCCGGTGCGCGTCCGGAGGAAGTCCGTGCCGCCAAAGCCAACTGGGAGCGGGCGCAAACGGGGGCGACCATCGCCAAAACCACGTATACCCGCGTCAACAACATGTTCGAACAAGGCGTGATCGCCCAGCAGAAACGTGACGAGGCGCAAGCGCAATGGCGCGCCGCCGACCAGCTGGCGCAGGCTGCCCGCGCGCAATATGATATGGCGCAAAAGGGCGCCCGTCCGGAAGACAAGACGGCGGCCGCCGCCCAGGCGCGCCAGGTGGGCGCCGTGTTGACGGAAGCGCAGATCGCCCTGGCGGAAACGAAGATCGCCGCGCCGGTGGCGGGCCAGGTCAGCAAGATCCAGATACAGCCGGGCGAACTGGCGCCGCAAGGTTTCCCCGTGATTACCCTGGTGAACCTCGACGACGCCTGGGCCGTGCTGCAGGTGCGCGAAGATGAAATGGCGGCGTTCAGCATGGGCAGCACGCATACGGCCAACGTGCCGGCGCTGAAACAGCAGCTCAGCTTCAAGGTCAGCTCCGTGGCCGTGCTGCCGGATTTTGCCACGTGGCGCGCGGCGCGTCCGGGCGGCACGGACTTGCGCACGTTTGAAATCCGCTTGCGCCCCGCCATCAAGGTCGAGGGCTTGCGTCCGGGCATGTCGGTCGTGTTTCCACCGCTCTGA
- a CDS encoding TolC family protein produces the protein MGRLQGHLSLLLASTLGAAMPALAEPLSFNEALQQAAKASGAVQGAALDVRAKTLKAEALSNIDGPSVDLTAFRGRLSTDLSIDTSGLSGVVGGIESVLPPIPGLPTPHIPNSLNREVVTDLTSFGLLGMWPIYTGGRLDAVKGLASSLTLAAQAERTEAEEQLATLVAQRYFQLLLAKRVVAVRAEVTAGVTQHQRDAAKLEKGGLISRAERLRADVALDSARSEEAQARSDEEIAQVALDRLLAVNTQVRPSTPLFVNSLPVGTLQSFISTGMRENANWKKIDSKRVQAEQALKLHGKEYAPTVFAIGNYNLNRGSEKLVRSNWAIGLVVSVPLVHRINTGKMIAAAKLDQEQVEVVARQAERDIPTLIEKNWRALENARIQYLSTASSVELARENIRLQTVAFQQGQVTSLEVVDARLNLAKVETQRAQTAYNYVMGLAQLLEATGETQRLGSLAAAADIQLPVDK, from the coding sequence ATGGGCAGATTGCAAGGACACTTATCATTATTGCTGGCGAGCACGCTGGGCGCGGCCATGCCCGCCCTGGCGGAACCACTGAGCTTTAACGAAGCGCTGCAGCAAGCGGCAAAGGCCTCGGGTGCCGTGCAGGGCGCGGCGCTCGACGTGCGCGCAAAAACACTGAAGGCGGAAGCCTTGTCGAATATCGATGGCCCTTCGGTGGACTTGACGGCGTTTCGCGGCCGTTTGTCGACGGACTTGAGTATCGATACGAGCGGCTTGTCGGGCGTGGTGGGCGGCATCGAATCGGTGCTGCCACCGATTCCCGGCTTGCCCACGCCGCACATTCCCAATTCCCTGAACCGCGAAGTGGTGACGGATCTGACCTCGTTCGGCTTGCTGGGCATGTGGCCCATCTACACGGGCGGGCGCCTGGACGCCGTCAAGGGCCTCGCTTCCAGCCTGACCCTGGCTGCCCAGGCCGAGCGCACGGAAGCGGAAGAGCAACTGGCCACCCTGGTGGCGCAGCGCTATTTCCAGTTGCTGCTGGCGAAAAGAGTGGTGGCCGTGCGGGCCGAAGTGACGGCCGGCGTGACGCAGCACCAGCGCGATGCGGCCAAGCTGGAAAAGGGCGGCCTGATTTCGCGTGCGGAACGCTTGCGCGCCGACGTAGCCCTGGACAGCGCCCGCAGCGAGGAAGCGCAGGCGCGCAGCGATGAGGAAATCGCGCAAGTGGCGCTTGACCGTTTGCTTGCCGTCAACACGCAAGTGCGTCCCAGCACGCCGCTGTTCGTCAATAGCTTGCCGGTTGGCACCTTGCAATCGTTCATCAGCACGGGCATGCGCGAAAACGCGAACTGGAAAAAGATCGACAGCAAGCGCGTGCAGGCTGAGCAAGCCCTGAAGCTGCATGGCAAGGAATACGCGCCCACCGTTTTTGCCATCGGTAACTACAACTTAAATCGCGGCAGCGAAAAGCTCGTGCGCTCGAACTGGGCCATCGGCCTGGTCGTGTCCGTGCCGCTCGTGCACCGCATCAATACGGGCAAGATGATCGCCGCCGCCAAGCTCGACCAGGAGCAGGTGGAAGTCGTGGCACGCCAGGCCGAGCGCGACATTCCCACCCTGATCGAGAAAAACTGGCGCGCGCTGGAAAATGCCCGCATCCAGTACTTGTCCACGGCCTCGTCGGTGGAGCTGGCGCGCGAAAATATCCGCTTGCAAACGGTGGCCTTCCAGCAAGGGCAAGTGACGTCGCTGGAAGTGGTCGACGCGCGCCTGAACCTGGCCAAGGTGGAAACGCAGCGCGCGCAGACGGCCTATAACTATGTGATGGGGCTGGCGCAATTGCTGGAAGCGACGGGCGAGACGCAGCGCCTGGGCAGCCTGGCGGCAGCGGCCGACATCCAATTACCTGTGGACAAATAA
- a CDS encoding bifunctional aspartate transaminase/aspartate 4-decarboxylase, which produces MDFSNPSKLALLSPFELKDALIQTAKQSNRLMLNAGRGNPNFLATTPRHGFFQFGQFAMTEAERSYVYMDDVGGFPTRDGIEARFEIFVRKHEGNPGVHFIEAAVSYVRDQLGLSAGDFLYEMCEAILGCNYPVPDRMLRLSEKIVGQYIHREMIGDHPFVGNFDMYAVEGGTAAMTYLFASLKSNHIIQEGDTIALGMPIFTPYIEIPQLNDYKLNTVHIDAPQSNNWQFTKKELDKLLDPKVKAFFLVNPSNPPSVKIDDETLEYIAKIIKKRPDLIILTDDVYGTFADNFVSLFAICPFNTILVYSFSKYFGATGWRMGVVATHENNVLDDKIAKLPETIKKQLDARYHSITTEPRELKFIDRLVADSRTVALNHTAGLSTPVQAQMTLFSLFSLMDEEQKYKQSMKRIVLRRKEALYRELGLPMVHDANSVRYYHLLDMESLAAQMHGVEFSQWLLKKLKPNEALFRLAEETGVILLPGRGFGTTHPSGRVSLANLNEYDYANIGRAIRNMASEFFAVFEKEKAGKSAKKAKK; this is translated from the coding sequence ATGGATTTCAGTAACCCAAGCAAACTCGCCCTGTTGAGCCCCTTCGAATTGAAGGATGCGCTGATCCAGACGGCCAAGCAAAGCAACCGCCTGATGCTCAATGCGGGCCGCGGCAACCCGAATTTCCTGGCCACCACGCCACGCCACGGTTTCTTCCAGTTTGGCCAGTTCGCCATGACGGAAGCGGAGCGTTCCTATGTCTACATGGACGATGTGGGCGGCTTCCCCACGCGCGACGGCATCGAGGCGCGCTTTGAAATCTTCGTGCGCAAGCACGAAGGCAACCCCGGCGTGCATTTCATCGAGGCAGCCGTGTCGTATGTGCGCGACCAGCTGGGCTTGAGCGCGGGCGACTTCCTCTATGAGATGTGCGAAGCCATCCTCGGCTGCAACTATCCGGTGCCGGACCGCATGCTGCGCCTGTCCGAGAAAATCGTCGGCCAGTATATCCACCGCGAAATGATCGGCGACCATCCCTTCGTCGGCAATTTCGACATGTACGCGGTCGAAGGCGGCACGGCGGCCATGACGTATCTGTTCGCCAGCCTGAAATCGAACCACATCATCCAGGAAGGCGACACGATCGCCCTGGGCATGCCGATCTTTACGCCGTACATCGAAATTCCCCAGCTGAACGACTACAAGCTGAACACCGTGCACATCGATGCGCCGCAATCGAACAACTGGCAATTCACCAAGAAGGAGCTGGACAAGCTGCTCGATCCGAAAGTGAAAGCCTTCTTCCTCGTCAACCCCAGCAATCCGCCGTCCGTCAAGATCGATGATGAGACCCTGGAATACATCGCCAAGATCATCAAGAAGCGTCCGGACCTGATCATCCTCACCGATGACGTGTATGGCACCTTTGCGGACAATTTCGTCTCGCTGTTCGCCATTTGCCCGTTCAACACCATCCTCGTGTATTCGTTTTCGAAATACTTCGGTGCGACGGGCTGGCGCATGGGCGTGGTGGCCACGCATGAAAACAATGTGCTCGACGACAAGATTGCCAAGTTGCCGGAAACCATCAAGAAGCAGCTCGATGCGCGCTATCACTCCATCACCACCGAGCCGCGCGAGCTGAAATTCATCGACCGCCTGGTGGCCGACAGCCGCACGGTGGCGCTGAACCACACGGCTGGCCTGTCCACGCCCGTGCAGGCGCAGATGACCTTGTTCTCCTTGTTCTCGCTGATGGATGAAGAGCAAAAGTACAAGCAGTCGATGAAACGCATCGTGCTGCGCCGCAAGGAGGCGCTGTACCGCGAACTGGGCTTGCCGATGGTGCACGACGCCAATTCCGTGCGTTACTACCACCTGCTGGACATGGAGTCCCTGGCCGCGCAAATGCATGGCGTGGAGTTTTCGCAGTGGCTGCTGAAAAAACTGAAACCGAACGAAGCGCTGTTCCGCCTGGCCGAGGAAACGGGCGTCATCCTGCTGCCGGGCCGCGGCTTCGGCACGACGCACCCGTCCGGCCGCGTGTCGCTGGCCAACCTGAATGAATACGACTACGCCAACATCGGCCGCGCCATCCGCAACATGGCGTCCGAGTTCTTTGCCGTGTTTGAAAAGGAAAAGGCCGGAAAAAGCGCCAAGAAGGCGAAAAAATAA